The sequence CTCGTCCTGTTCGGCGTCGACGTCGACGGTGACGTCGATTCGGGTCGCACTGCGGTCGGTGGCGAGTTTGCCGGCAGCCTGATCGCTCGCCGGCGAGTCGAACAGTTCGTCGTAGACGTAGTCGACCTCACGGTCCGGGACGCCGTCGCCGCTCGAATCGTAGCGGTCGATGGTGCTGGCGAACTCGGGATCCGCTTCGGCCTGCTCGTCGATGACGTCCAGAATCGTGTCGGCGTCCGCCCGCCGATTCTCACTCACGAACGCGTCGTCCGGGTTCTCGAGCGAGCGGTCGATCGCGGTGAGACCCCGGTCCGAACGAAGGTCTCTGTCCTCGACGTATATCGTCACCGTACTCTGGAACCCCTGGTCGAAGTCCTCCTCGAGGTACTCGAGGTAGGTGATGAACGTATACTCGCTTGGAGCGAACGGGCCGGGGAGGTACTGGTACTGGTCGATCCGGTCTTGATCGGGGAAGAAGGCCTCCTGATCGAACTCGGTGTCGACGCCAGTGCCGTAGGCTGCCGCGCCGAGGCTGCCCACGAGTATCGCGACGAGGAAGACCACGGGGGCGAGCTGTGCGATCTTCACCCCGGCCGGGAGCACTTGCCCCATCACGGATTCCTCGCTACCAAGTGGGGTCGTTCCAAAGCTGGGGACCCGCGTCCCCTCGCGGAGTCTGTCGAGGCCAACCTTGCCGGCTGGCAGGAAGACGCCGAAGATGAGGAAGGTGAAGATCATCCCGAAGGCGGCGACGATACCGAAGTGACGAAGCCCTTCCATCGAACTGACGAGGTTTGCCGCGAAACTGAACACCGTCGTCAGGGTGACGATCAGGAACGCCGTGGTGAGCTGTCTCGTCGTGATCCCCATCGCGTCGCCAATGTCGGCACCCGCGGCACGTTCTTCGCGATAGCGATTGATGATGTGGATGCCGAAGTCGATTCCGACCGCAAGTAACAGTGGGAAGACGGTGATCAGCGCGTCGGAGAAGGGGATGTTCGCGATTCCCATGAAACCGAACGTCCAGATCAGCGTCATCATCAGTGCTGCCAGTCCCAGCCCGAGGTCGAGCGGGTCGCGGTAGGCCACCAACAGGAAAAAGAGGATCAACAGGAGTGCGGCCGGAAAGACCACGATCGCTGTATCTCCGAGTAGCTGGAACCGCTCTTGGTTCAGGATCGCATCCCCGAAGAGCACGACGTTGTCGGACGTGTCGAACCCGTCGATCTCGTCCGCGATCGCCGCCGTTTCGTACTGAAGGGACGCGTGGGTATCGTCCCCTGCAGACGGCGGCGTGTCGTAGGTGATCGCGATCTGTGCGACACTGGCCGACGCGGCCTCCCGGTTGAAGTCGGTGCTCACTGGTAGCCCCGCCGACTCGTCGGCGTCGGCGATCGCCTCCTCTAGGTGGCGCTGTGAGGCGCGTTCGACCTCGCGGTGCTGGCGTTCGGCAGTCGTCGCGTTCTCGTTTAGCTCCTGAGCGACCAGCGACGCCGGACTCGTCGTCGACGTGACCCGAAGTCGGTCGGTGGTCTCGACGCGATCCTGAAACTCGAGCATCCGCAACATACTCTGTCGGGAGAGGACGTTACGATCGTCCTCGACGACGAGCTGGGCAGTCGTCCCGCCGCTGGCTCGGTCACCGCGTTCGAAGTTCTCCTGGATCTCGTCCCAGGCTTCCTGCTCGGGAGAGTCGTCAGTAAACTGATCAGCGCCGGCTTCCTGTTCACCTCCGCCGACGAGTGCTCCGCCGAGGAAGAGCCCAGTCAGTACCAGGAATACGAGGACGACGGTCCAGGGCCGGCCGGTGATCACCGGATTGATCCGGCGGGTGAAGGGGTCCTCGGCGTGGGCGTCCTCGGTCGGGTGGCCGGCAACCGGCGACCCTCGAGGCGGTTCTCGTCTATCGGGGTCGCCCGTGTCGGCAGCATCGCCA is a genomic window of Natrarchaeobaculum aegyptiacum containing:
- a CDS encoding efflux RND transporter permease subunit: MTDSDRRGRDEGGDAADTGDPDRREPPRGSPVAGHPTEDAHAEDPFTRRINPVITGRPWTVVLVFLVLTGLFLGGALVGGGEQEAGADQFTDDSPEQEAWDEIQENFERGDRASGGTTAQLVVEDDRNVLSRQSMLRMLEFQDRVETTDRLRVTSTTSPASLVAQELNENATTAERQHREVERASQRHLEEAIADADESAGLPVSTDFNREAASASVAQIAITYDTPPSAGDDTHASLQYETAAIADEIDGFDTSDNVVLFGDAILNQERFQLLGDTAIVVFPAALLLILFFLLVAYRDPLDLGLGLAALMMTLIWTFGFMGIANIPFSDALITVFPLLLAVGIDFGIHIINRYREERAAGADIGDAMGITTRQLTTAFLIVTLTTVFSFAANLVSSMEGLRHFGIVAAFGMIFTFLIFGVFLPAGKVGLDRLREGTRVPSFGTTPLGSEESVMGQVLPAGVKIAQLAPVVFLVAILVGSLGAAAYGTGVDTEFDQEAFFPDQDRIDQYQYLPGPFAPSEYTFITYLEYLEEDFDQGFQSTVTIYVEDRDLRSDRGLTAIDRSLENPDDAFVSENRRADADTILDVIDEQAEADPEFASTIDRYDSSGDGVPDREVDYVYDELFDSPASDQAAGKLATDRSATRIDVTVDVDAEQDEAVLAAEEYADRMALDATATGQLVIFEAVIDDTLESSVNSLLVAFVLTTIFLVLSYWWLEGRAVYGVINVVPVLVTVALLAGSMRYFDVPLTPINAPILSVSIGLGVDYTVHFIHRFVDEFEAGNSVDEALLVTVRGTGGALTGSMLTTVTGLGVLYLALIPLIMEFGLLLALGVFYAWLTSLLVVPSTIVVWDRLENRYRNRLRYRARD